The genomic stretch aacacatacatattattattatgtgcaTATAAGTGATATACTTTGAACTAAagaatgtaggtatttgttgCTGTAGGTACTCTACACGATTCAAATGTAGAGAAAAATCGTTTCATAAAATCGCTCCGTTGCGATGTGAAAGAAACTTGTAAAAGAAGAAAGTACTTGTAATGTATACGGTATACgaaagtaggtatttttcgaacatatttttttatctttacattATACGCAAAAATCTAGATTAAAATACAACTATGCGCGCCTAAATATGTATACTTATATGAAATATGAGTCATAACTTTatcttcaaaataatatgcatTATGTTTGGTTGGTTCTAGGAAATTTAGTACATATGTATTTACCTGTGCAAGTTATCATGTATTTCGAGTATGCAAATATGGGGTATTACCAGATGTTGtattattaacatttcaaaaaacaaaatgatgAGATTaccatataaaaattaaacaaaaactgcaatcatttttttttatagatttttatattttagaagtTCATGGCCTTTATCATGGCCGTTCATGCCAAAATCTTTTTTCCGgatacatacctaatattatatcattatatCGAATCTCCTTCATAATATCAAAAAGTATTAAGTATTTCaaactatatttaataaaatatataaaatggcATAACAATTTTCCATGAAAACCCAAATTCCTCAGTGAATTTGAAGACtacaatgtaaaatatataaataaaagtttaatctAATATCAACATGTcttttttaacacgcttttattagcttcaactgtatgtatgtaagCAACTGCAGTgtattactagtggtccgccccggcttcgctcgtggtacatatttcgcaataaaaggtagcctatgtcgggtatcaaaatatctccataccaaatttcatgccaattggtccagtagtttaggcgtgattgagtaacagacagacagacagagttactttcgcatttataatattaagtatggattatttcCACAGGTATACTCCATACTTATGTGTCAACTGCTGGTTACAATGGGATTCATTGCTCTATTCGTTTTCCACGAGCCAACAAAAGTGTTCGTGAGAAGCAATCCTTATCTATTGTAAGTACATATTGTTTGTGAATATACTAGCTTTTATCCCGCGGCTTTGCTCATTtgcaatttattaaatgaaatacgTTTATTATGGATACATaaaaagatacaaataaaatgaaacaagtaaCTTAAATGTAACTTAAATATAGAATGTAGGCCACAATAGGCCTGCCACTCAGTGCAatacactgattttcagtggttGCCTTTACGATATCAAATGACAGcttatcaaattcaaattgatgTTGACCTTTTGCATATAACATCATAGATACAAAGTCagataatgttttttattgtaaaaactaaaaattatagcgaaaaaaaatgtatttagctctatattttAGTCTCTATTTCTTTGCCATATATTTTAACAGACAGACATCATTACCTATCTAAGTATGTATTTCCAATAATAAGTACTGCATGTATGcaaatttatttcttagaaTTACGAATCCCTTCAGTACAACTTGAAACAGCCTATTACGTAGAGacttgaaaattaaaataggcctctgattatattttcatttaatttactgTTAAAATCAAACCAtcctaaatataatatacatacttatattaaacaattgttcagttatatacttataccgaatattatactaatctaagatactaatatataattattttttaataaatttcagtTGGATAGCGCTAGTAGTGACGTTTGTTTGCATTATAGCCATGGCGTGCTGTGAAAACGTGCGAAGGACAACACCGATGAATTTTATCTTCTTATTCATTTTCACACTGGCCCAGAGTTTCCTATTGGGCGTCGCTTCTAGCACGTATGAAGCTACCGAGGTATGTGTTAAATGCACTAAATGGAACTAATAAAATTCATCACCTTCCTAACATAAACtaacaatattaaagtattgaaaaaataaataagtgagTTTGTCTATCCGTATATCCGCAATGCTGAAAAAATATGCATACACATGCAgtcgaaaaacataaaataacacaacaaGAAATCCAGCTGAAAATGTTGCAGCATAGTGTTATCTTGTGTTCCCGAATATCTAGGttcgtaaatattattatataaacagtACTAACACATTATGTAAACATTTATGCATTTTAACCGATTTTAAAAGCGATTTAATCATtacaattatgtatattacCTACTCATCTCAACATTTCACACAATAGAATCACGTCAAATTACATATCGGATATATACTTACTCGGTGTAATTAAGTGTGATTAAATTGCTTTAAACATTTGCATGTCTTCTGTATAAACTTTCAATAATTTTCAGGTATTCATAGCTGTGGGCATAACAGCTGCAGTATGTCTGGGACTTACGTTATTTGCTTTCCAAACGAAATGGGACTTTACCATGATGGGCGGAGCGCTCGTTGCCGCGTCTATGGTACTTCTTATGTTTGGTACGTacgtactttaaaaataacaagcttaatatattatattatgaaatgcTTTTCACATaaggtttttaaaattaaactaagtGAGAATGACGTTAGTTGTTACAATTaacatttgatttattatgttttactaCTTGATCTAGTTATAAAACCCGAATTGGTTGCAAAGCAAAAATTCAACATCTAAATTGAATCAAAATCGAAAATTAAAtccaaatcaaatcaatttcgATGGTAAGggttttgataaataattattagttacatAAATTATGATCAATATTTACGAAATGACTCAATCTTTAATGATAGAATACGTACCGGGATATTGAAACTGCGTGCtattatttaactaaaattCCTATTACAGGTTTGATAACAATTTTCATCCCTCGCAACGACATAGTTCGCCTAGTGTACGCGTCCTTGGGAGTACTACTCTTCTCTATGTATCTAGTCTATGATACACAGCTAATGATGGGCGGGAAACACAAGTACAGCATCTCACCAGAGGAATATATTTTCGCAGCTCTCAATCTTTACTTGGATATTGTGAACATATtcttgtatattttaactattatgGGGGCATCGAAATAGTGATtagttattgttttttattatttactcgtataagtagataaaaatCAAGATAGAAAAtggttgtaaaaaaatataccggctgAATTaagaacctcctcctttttttgaagtcggttaaaaagacaGGCTTTTTTCATTCTAAACGGAAAAAATGTAGCTTTAATCCGCTTTGGTTGTACTCAGTACTTACTTACCAAAATGTCTTTGATCATCTTATCTTTGAATTATGAAACACGAATGATTCATTGTTATGAAGAATCTTATCGAGTTTATGATCACTTGTCTTTTAATCCAAATAAATAGTTATCTAGACATATTGATGTGTTAAATTAAGTATGAGTTACTTACttgaaatgataaataaataaattacaaaatgtcatactaatttataaaataaatactacaaATGTGTTCttcttaatattgtattagATTCTATATTAGATATCTAGTATGTAAATAGCACACAAAGAAATGTTACTTACCACAGCTCTAATGTAATGAAAATATCATAGCAAATAAGTATACAAACCAAAGTTCTTTGATATGTGCGTAATGATAGGGTAATTTGTTAtctaattttacataaatggGGTTCGTTACAACGCTGCAATTTACGTATGCTTCTTGCTGAATTGCTCTCTACTATATATGAATTTATGAGGGTATGTGCGAAAACCGAGAGCAAAATTTCATCccccaatttttttttaaaacgtatCAATATTGCATCCAAATCGGTGCTGCCGTTTATCCTAACATAATAAACAGAGAGATagatttttgcatttataattattactgaGAGAATTTTTTGATTGTGTTACGGAGCATTTTGCATCAAACGATACACAGACACAGAGCTAGAggtagagcaagagcattctttcgttatCTTATAATCTTTTAGTgcaaacgaaaactcgtattcagtgttgttcagtattagaagtTAGAACGTTGCATTGCATTATATTCACGCaataagaacaacgaaagaatgctctacgcctgtttacactaaaagaatttCACATAGcagggttagaatgagcattcgctcgtttgatttAAATGCACCGGCATACACACAGTGATACACACAGTGATCCAGACaactaattactaattaatgatGTTTTACAAATTGTTGATTGTATTGTCAGTATTGTGTAAATTCGTAAATTGTACAAATGtcaatacctatttaaaaatatagtttacatAAATACTTAAGATAATTTTAGTGTGTAAGTATGTTActtgaatttttattgaaataaatatctttaaatcattttttttttattctccTACCTAACAACTACTAATTACATGCCTACAAGATATTGTGATAATTAGGTATTGATGTAATAAATGTCGAATCTCTACAATCAATAATCTTGATAAAGATCAAATTATATAACACCTTGTGTACATATATCATACTGTTGTACATGTGcaagtaaattatatttaaacctaGTACATAATTCTATTCtgatatatacagggtgtaaaaGAAGTAGTGAATCTGTCGACTGTCATACGGAACCCTTGGTGTGCGAGTCCGATTTGCACTTCGccagttttattttaccaatattattttaatagtcattttcataattaataataattaactagtacttaagtacctataatcagataatataaaattcccTGTTTAACACTATTTAAAACTGCTGCTCTTATGACGGATACAaaacataagtattttaaataagggAATTCACGGAATATTCTCGaatctttgaaattttatggaaaataaatattcaaaggtAAGTTAAAACTTTAGTTCGGTCCGGTCTTAATTCATGTACTTAAATTGCTTTACTTATTTCATAATTCATGGTCTAAatttaaacagtttttttttaaatacaatttttttatccaGTAATCAAATCTGGGAATTCAACTAAGTTCTAAAAGCTATATTGTAGAATAATCTAGAagcccttttttttttttttttttttttctttttttttttttttttttttttttaagtggggaaatcttgcatagatacccacggcgtCCGGGGAAAGGGCCgcgggttatgtcggattcctaccgaccaaaaccccactgtgttccgtcaagccacATAAACGACGGGGCCACGGGTATAGGTAGAATTCTTCCGTGACAATCTAGAAGCCCTACAATTCCACTATCCGTGTTTATTCAATGTTATCGTCTACTAAGTAAATTAGTATTTACTTTCATGCGAATAACTAAAATAGCACGCTTATCGCACCTGAATTCATATGAAATTATGATTATtaggaataaattattgatattatttttacgtcATTTCTATAGTATTTTTAACCAATAGGAACACTTTGGAAGTAAtttcttacaaataaattatgaattaaactTATCTAATACCTAAGTCATGTTTTCtatctacataaaataatattgacaaATCACATAAAAGTTATACCCAAGGTGAAATACACTCACAAAAACATTTGTTtgatataaagaaataaaagggAGATATTACggtctattttaaattttacctgACGAGTAA from Colias croceus chromosome 9, ilColCroc2.1 encodes the following:
- the LOC123694252 gene encoding protein lifeguard 1 isoform X1 encodes the protein MAQQVVYMDPSRFEDGGMEQFDFSEQSIRKAFIRKVYSILMCQLLVTMGFIALFVFHEPTKVFVRSNPYLFWIALVVTFVCIIAMACCENVRRTTPMNFIFLFIFTLAQSFLLGVASSTYEATEVFIAVGITAAVCLGLTLFAFQTKWDFTMMGGALVAASMVLLMFGLITIFIPRNDIVRLVYASLGVLLFSMYLVYDTQLMMGGKHKYSISPEEYIFAALNLYLDIVNIFLYILTIMGASK
- the LOC123694252 gene encoding protein lifeguard 1 isoform X2, translated to MDPSRFEDGGMEQFDFSEQSIRKAFIRKVYSILMCQLLVTMGFIALFVFHEPTKVFVRSNPYLFWIALVVTFVCIIAMACCENVRRTTPMNFIFLFIFTLAQSFLLGVASSTYEATEVFIAVGITAAVCLGLTLFAFQTKWDFTMMGGALVAASMVLLMFGLITIFIPRNDIVRLVYASLGVLLFSMYLVYDTQLMMGGKHKYSISPEEYIFAALNLYLDIVNIFLYILTIMGASK